CGACCTCGGTGTTACCCCTGTGCTGCTCGGCTCAGCGGGTGACACGGCGTGTGCAGAGGCGATTCATCGCGCCGCCGGGGGAGTCGGCGTCAACCTTGTGGGGCAGACCGATCTCGGCATGCTGGTCGCAGCGATTGACCAGTGCCGCGTGCTGGTCGCCAACGACAGTGCGCCGGTGCATATCGCGGTGGCGCGTGGGACCCCGGTGGTGGCGATTTTCGGCCCCACGGTGCCCCGGCAGGGCTTCGGTCCGTACACCGATCGCGCCCGTGTTGTGGAGCGGGAGTTGCCGTGCCGGCCCTGCGGGCGTCACGGTGGCCGTCGCTGCCCGCTCGGGACGCATGCGTGTATGCGAGAGATCACCGCCCTGGACGTTCAGCGCGCCGTGATCGATCTCTTACCCCAGTGTGCCGGCGCCACACCCGTGGCGCAGTCCTCGGCGGTGCGCTGACGGCGTGGAGCGGCGTGTTCATCCCGGACGGTTTTGAGCACGTGAGAGAGGAGCGCACTTCGATTCTGGTGCGTTCGGATGCCCGCGAATGGCTCGTGCCGCTCTTGATGGCAGGGGACCGCGGCTGGGCAGGATATGCCATGCGCGCCCTGCCGGGCGGACGGGGCGGCGCGGTCGTGGTGCGGGTCGACGAGCATGAGGTGGTGCTGCGGACCTGCCGGCGTGGCGGCCTGCCGGCCCGCGTACTGCACGACACGTACTTTGGCTGGACGCCGCGCCCGTTCCGGGAACTGTGCTTGCTCGAGACCCTGCGGCGGGGCGGCGTGCCGGTGGTTGAGGTCGTGGGGGCGCGTGTGCGCTGGTTGGTGCCGGGCTGCTACAAGGGGTGGATCGCAACACGATATGTTCGTGACGCATGCACGCTCTGGGAGTGGGTGTGCGGTGGGGATGGCCAGTGGCAGCGACCGGCCGTGTGGCGTCTGGTGGGGAAGGCGATTCGCCGGCTGCACGACGCCGGGAGCAGACACCCCGATCTCAATCTGCGCAACATTCTCCTCTGCCCGGGGACTGAAGCTCCCACGGTGTTGTTGGTCGACTTCGACCGGCCACTATGGTCTGGAGTTCACGGGCCGGATGCGGATCTGGTGCGGCTGCGGCGCTCGGCACGGAAACTGGACCCGCAGGGGAGCCGAGTTACAGCGGCGGACCTGGAAGATTTGCTGGCGGGATACGGCGAGGCCAGCCCGTGACCGCCGACCGCATTCTGATCGTGCTGCTGGGAGCGATTGGCGACGTGACGCTGGCGTTGCCCTTGCTCAACCGCCTGCGGCGCGGGTACCCGAAAGCCCGCATCGTCTGGGCGGTCGAGCCGGCTGCCGCGCCGCTCTTGCAGCATCACCCGGCGCTGAACGAGGTTCTGCTGTTCGATCGGCCTGGCGGGGTGTCCGCGTTTTTACATTTCCTGCGGCAGGTCCGTGCCGAGCGTGCCGAGTTGACGCTCGATCTGCAGCGCCACCTGAAGAGCGGCATCGTCAGCCGCGCCTCAGGGGCACCGGTGCGGTTGGGGTTCCATCGGCGGAACGCGCGTGAAGGAAACTGGCTGTTCAATACCGACGCCGTGGATCCCATGCCGCACTTGAGCCCGAAGTTGCAGCAGTTCCTGCGCTTTGCCGACTGGCTGGGCATTGAGGATGCTCCGGTCTCGTTTGGGCTCGGGCTGAGCGACGCGGAGGAGAAGCGGGTGGACGAACTGCTCTCCGGTGTGCCGTCAGCGTTCGTCGTCGGCTTTGTGGGTGCGAGCTGGGAAAGCAAGCTGTGGTTCGCGGGGCCTACCGCATCCGTTGCCGATGCTTTGGCGGCCCGAGGTGTTGGGGTGGTGCTCATTGGCGGGAAGGCTGACGCGGAATTTGCTGCGGCGGTAACCAGTAAGGTGCGCTCGCCGGTGCACAATCTGGCCGGCCGCACGACGCTGCGCGATCTGATCGGCATCTTCCGCCGAGCCCGCGCGGCATTCGGGCCCGATACCGGACCCATGCACATCGCGGCGGCGGTCGGTACTCGTGTCGTGTCGCTGTGGGGGGCCACCAGCCCGGCGCGTTCCGCGCCTTGGGGGAGTGAGGATCGCGTCATCCTCGGGACAGCGCCGTGCAGCCCCTGCTATCGGCGTCGCTGCCCCATCGGGCGCTTGTGCATGGAGTCGATCGCAGCCGAGGCGGTGGTTGCCAAATTGATTGAGTAAACCCGGAAACAGGAGTTGATGCCTGCGTGCCAGGTACCCGGAGAATGAATTCGCGGCAACGAGAGGCACGAATTGGGCCTGCGCCGACTGGTGAGCGTGTGAATAGTGCTAGTCTCACTTGAACGCGGCGAAGAGTTCCTGCAACGCCTGCATCTGGCCGCCACGGGTCGAGGAGGGTACGAGCATCGGTGTCTTGACCCCCGCATCGTACCAGGCCTCGAGGCCGTCGCGTACCTGTGCCACGGAGCCGTAGAGCGTGACATCCGAAAGCCAGGCGTCGCTCATGAGGGCGGGGATCTTGTCGTGTTCGCCAGCTGCCAGGGCGCGCTGGATGGCGCGCATCTCCTCTTCATACCCCGCTTCGATCCAGTAGTTCTGGTAGTTCGGCAGCATCACATACATGGTGAGCGTCTTGCGCATCACTGCGGCCGCGGCGGCGCGGTCGTCGGCGATGCAGGTGGGAATCATGTCGCCGACAAAGAAGCTGGCGCGCACTGTGTCAGGGAGGACCGAGAGCGACGTTCGCATATGCGAGCGGGCGGCGTTGGCCCACACCGCGCCCTGCGCAATTTCGCCGGACAACGCCACCATCTTCTTGCGCAAGGTGGCGAGAATGATCGGCGGTAGATCGCCCCAGCGCTGCGCACCCTGGCGCAACTGGTCGACGAAGCGGCGCATGTCCGCCAGCGGTTTCCCGGCTTTGACACCGAAGTGCGCGTTCATGACGTCGTGGCTGACGCCGATGCCGAAGCGGAAGCGGCCGCGGCTGAGTTCGTGAATGAATGCGGCGGTCTGGGCGTAGTCGAACGGGTGCCGGGTATAGATGTTGGCGATGGCGGTGCCGAACTCGATCTCCTTGGTACACAAGGCCAGGGCTTCACACAAGCCCACCCCATCGCCGAAGCTGGCGCAATAGATCCCAGAGAAGCCCTGGCGCTCGATTTCCTGCGCCACTTCCAAGGTTGCCTGGCGCCGGCCGGGCATGGCCGCCAAACTCACTGCAGGTTTCTTCATGATGACATCCCTCTCTTGCGGAAGTGAAAGATCCCGGCGAAAGCTGAAAACCCAAAACGCAACGAATTCGGCTTGACGTTTTGGGTATTACGTCTCACGCTTTCCTCTCGCCAGCCGCGTCAGCTCATCCCGTTGCGACCATTCGAAGCGGACGCGTTTCCCTCCTTGCCGCGCCGCGACGCCGGTGCCGCGTGCGACGGTGCCGATCACCGTTGCGGGAATCTTCCGGCGCCTCAGCCCGCGCAGGAGCGGGCCCGCATCATGCTGCGATATGGTCAGCAATAAGGCGCCGGAACCTATCAGTCCGAGTGGACGAAGTCCAAAGTGCGCACATAGCTGGGCGGTATAGGTGTGTACGGGGATGCGATCGAGGTCGACGATCAAGTGCTTGTGGGAGGCCGTGGCGAGTTCAAAGAGGGCGGCGGCAACGCCGCCTTCGGTGGGGTCATGCATTGCCGTGGCACCGGTGCGCGCAGCCAGCTGGGCCTCCGGGACGATCGAAATCCCGGGTCGGTGGTGGAAACGGGCAGCTTCCCGCTGGCCCGCGGCCCCGAGGACCTTGCGTGCGTCACGCGCGAACGTCCGCGCGATGATCGAGGTGCCTTCGATCCCGGCAAGCTTGGTCATGATCAGGGCATCGCCGGCGCGCGCGCCCGCAGGCGTTACCAACCCGTCGTGTGCAACGATGCCTTGCATGTCGCCGGCAACGATCGGCTGGTTTACCGCCGTAGACACTTCCGTGTGCCCGCCGGTCACCGCGATGCCCAAGTCGCGGGCGCTGCGGTCAATATCTTGGAAAATCTGCTTGACGACCCGTGGCGTGGTGCCGGACGGAACGATGATGCTGGCCTGAAACCATGCCGGTCGCGCTCCCATGACGGCGACATCGTTGGCGTTCACGTGCACCGCGTACCAGCCGATCTCCTCGGCGGTAAACGTCACGGGGTCACTTTTCAGGATCAGGTATTGGGAACCAAGATCGATGACCGCGGCATCTTCACCAAACGCCGGTCCCAGCACGACGCGGCGGTCCGGGGCGCCGCGGAAGCGAAGAAGCCGTTGCAGGAGGGCGACTGGCAGCTTGCCAGGAAGTAAACGCATGGCTCTCGGTCGGCGAGTCGGCTGTGGCTGGGCTATGCCAAGAACACTGTGGGCCTGCGACGGTACGCAGTCGGTGCGAGGCGCACCCGCGTTAGCGGACCCGTTCCACGTGGGCGTACTTCGTGTCCTCGGACCAGCGGTAGGTGACGTCATACTGCTGAACGTTGCGCCGGATCCGACTTGGTTGCCCCTTATGATCTGCTTTCGCCATACGAGTCCTTTCGAATCCGATAGCCTGTGATCAAAATACCGTGGCGAATCTGGCGAATCAACATGGCCGCGGACGGCCGGCGCGAGCCGTGCGCGGCTCGTTCGACTCGCACGGGTGCCATGATTTGGCACATCGCTTGCGAAATAGTCAGATCCAGCACACCACTCTATGACGTGGGATCGATCCATGACTTGCCGGCCTATCCGTTCTCGGCTCTGGCATGATTTTCGCTCTTAGGTTTATCGACGGCGAGAGGAAAGAGACAAATGAAAACAACCCGTTCTCAGTCCGAAGTCGCAATAAAAACTCAGCTCCTCAAGATCGGGGTGGAAGTCTTTCCGGTCTATGGCGATGAGAAGTTGGGATGGAGCGTCGATGCTGGGGACTTATACCCGCAGATCCCGGCTTGGTTTCGCTACCGGTCGATCGACGAACTCTTCTTCGCGCTGGTGAATCTGAACATCAGCCCGGAAGGGCAGGCCTAGTCGACCGTTGAGGTTGCTGTACCGATGACGGGCCTCTTCGTACGCGAGACGGCTGATTCGATTTTCACAACGAACTAGAAGCAACTTGCTAGATCCCATCCTCTTGCCCGCACACGGCAGAGCCTCAGTGCTCTGCGGTCTCAAGCAGTTAACTCACCACGCATTCCACCGTTACCTTGACTCATGGTCGTGTTTTGAGCAGCGTTGGCCCTAACCTGCAGGCATTACCGCTGACGCAGGTGGAAAGAGGAAACGTGACGGAGACTCCCTACTATCTGCCCATCGCTGACGAGGTCGAGATCTTCACGGCAGCTTACGCCAGCCGGCTTCCCATTCTGCTGAAGGGTCCTACCGGGTGTGGGAAAACACGCTTTGTCGAGTACATGGCCTGTGTGCTGCGCAAGGCGGCCAATGGCGCGCAGCCGGAGGAACATGGCATTCCTGGGAATCTGATTACGGTTGCGTGTCACGAGGATCTGACGGGCAGCGATTTGGTTGGTCGCTACCTGATCA
This window of the Candidatus Binatia bacterium genome carries:
- a CDS encoding lipopolysaccharide kinase InaA family protein; the protein is MFIPDGFEHVREERTSILVRSDAREWLVPLLMAGDRGWAGYAMRALPGGRGGAVVVRVDEHEVVLRTCRRGGLPARVLHDTYFGWTPRPFRELCLLETLRRGGVPVVEVVGARVRWLVPGCYKGWIATRYVRDACTLWEWVCGGDGQWQRPAVWRLVGKAIRRLHDAGSRHPDLNLRNILLCPGTEAPTVLLVDFDRPLWSGVHGPDADLVRLRRSARKLDPQGSRVTAADLEDLLAGYGEASP
- a CDS encoding glycosyltransferase family 9 protein, whose protein sequence is MTADRILIVLLGAIGDVTLALPLLNRLRRGYPKARIVWAVEPAAAPLLQHHPALNEVLLFDRPGGVSAFLHFLRQVRAERAELTLDLQRHLKSGIVSRASGAPVRLGFHRRNAREGNWLFNTDAVDPMPHLSPKLQQFLRFADWLGIEDAPVSFGLGLSDAEEKRVDELLSGVPSAFVVGFVGASWESKLWFAGPTASVADALAARGVGVVLIGGKADAEFAAAVTSKVRSPVHNLAGRTTLRDLIGIFRRARAAFGPDTGPMHIAAAVGTRVVSLWGATSPARSAPWGSEDRVILGTAPCSPCYRRRCPIGRLCMESIAAEAVVAKLIE
- a CDS encoding LLM class flavin-dependent oxidoreductase yields the protein MKKPAVSLAAMPGRRQATLEVAQEIERQGFSGIYCASFGDGVGLCEALALCTKEIEFGTAIANIYTRHPFDYAQTAAFIHELSRGRFRFGIGVSHDVMNAHFGVKAGKPLADMRRFVDQLRQGAQRWGDLPPIILATLRKKMVALSGEIAQGAVWANAARSHMRTSLSVLPDTVRASFFVGDMIPTCIADDRAAAAAVMRKTLTMYVMLPNYQNYWIEAGYEEEMRAIQRALAAGEHDKIPALMSDAWLSDVTLYGSVAQVRDGLEAWYDAGVKTPMLVPSSTRGGQMQALQELFAAFK
- a CDS encoding AIR synthase family protein, whose amino-acid sequence is MRLLPGKLPVALLQRLLRFRGAPDRRVVLGPAFGEDAAVIDLGSQYLILKSDPVTFTAEEIGWYAVHVNANDVAVMGARPAWFQASIIVPSGTTPRVVKQIFQDIDRSARDLGIAVTGGHTEVSTAVNQPIVAGDMQGIVAHDGLVTPAGARAGDALIMTKLAGIEGTSIIARTFARDARKVLGAAGQREAARFHHRPGISIVPEAQLAARTGATAMHDPTEGGVAAALFELATASHKHLIVDLDRIPVHTYTAQLCAHFGLRPLGLIGSGALLLTISQHDAGPLLRGLRRRKIPATVIGTVARGTGVAARQGGKRVRFEWSQRDELTRLARGKRET